TGTAATATTTTCCAGTTTGACAGCCTCCCTCCCCAGTGGCTCCTTCACTATGAATTCTAATCAGGTAAGTTCAGTTTCATAGTAAAAGGCAACATTTCTAATTGTCTGGATGTTGTTTTCATTAACAGGTCACTCTCTATGTGATATGGCTGCTCACTGATAACGTGTAATTAATGATTAAAAGACTATTTCCTGTAACTCCAGACAAATAGCCCCATCTATGACAACATTGGGTATCAGCATGAGGACGGAAGAATCCCTCCGTATACTCAACAACAGGGAATATACCCTTCCCTCCCACAGCAGACTCCCAGTTATGTTGCCGTCACTGCCAGAACCATCAACACTCACCACACTGTAACAGCGGGAACACCACATAGATCAGGAAGAAAACAAGGTACGGTAATATTTGATTTATGGTTTGTCACGAGTCTTGGGCGAAGTGATAGTGTGGAATAAAAAGGCAGGTAAACAGTGACTCCAGGAAGTCATGAGGGAAAGATCATTCACGTGAATGAAAACACGTAGTGAAGTTTCACCGAATCACACGTCTTTTTATCATCACTGTAAGAACAAAAGTGTGTCTTACGTTAAGAAAAACGTTTGAAATAAGAAATGACAGATTCttcctcttacaaatgaaaagttgaattcatgagcaataaaacacaccttTGCTTAATTGAACACACTCAGAGGTTTTGGTGCTGCAGTTGTACATGACCTAGTTTGACCAGTCGATTATGGTGGTTAGATAGAGATGATAGATACTGCTCTGTTCTCATATGAGTGAGTGCTTTCCGGCCTCTCTCTATTTGTGCTACTGTTTTATCATTTACTATATAGTATTATTATCTCTTAACTGTCACCTGTGACCACAGTGGCCATCACAACCTTACTTGCTGAGATATACAGTTAATGAAGTGTAAAATTGGATGTCGCTCGTTTGAtcctaaaaacaaaatgaaacgaAAAAGAATTCAAAATAGCAAGCACTGAATAGTAATAGGTCGagaataaaatgtcagtgtggGGTGAGAACAATTTAAAAGACCACTGAGATCTGAGTCTCCATAAACATGATGCTCGGAGTGGTTTAACTCTGTTAGCTGCATGTATAACACTTTTAATCTGGATTTTAGATCTACAGCATGTTTCGTTCTTGTCATCTCTGCAGTAAAGTGTCTGCTGAGCCTGATATTTGCATGTGTGATACGTACTATGTAAATCCTGAAAGAGCGTgcagtttgcattttctttttttgcataGCCGATAGTGATTCTTACATTTGTCTTACCTTGCAGGAATAAAGAAATGTCACTGGaaatacacactgtgtgtatctctgtgtgtgcttgttgtcCTGGCGGTGGTCGGCCTCCTGCTCTGGTACTTCTGTAAGTGAATATGAAGATCGCTGTAGCCTCAGTGGCTTTGTGTCATCACATGAATTCATGTGATGAACATCTCATCAGattcctgtctgtttttgtctgtgtgttgtatcatgtatatgtgtgtgtttgcagtgtacTACCAGTGTTTACTGGGGAAGTCGTGCAGAAGTGGTGGGAAGTGTCTCAGCCTCTCCCAGTGGTGTGATGGTGTTCAGGATTGCGCTGATGGAGAGGATGAATCTCAGTGCTGTAAGACGTTCAAATCATCACCCCAGtcttcctcaaacacacactgtagctgcCTTTGTGCGTCACATCAGTGAGCGGCATGGTGGCTGAACACTGCTGTTCTGTCTGCTTCACAGTTCGCCTCCACGGCACCAACTTCATCCTGGAAAGTTACTCATCTGACAGGCAGATGTGGATGCCAGTGTGTGCTGATAACTGGAACGACAACTATGGGAAagctgtgtgtgagcacataGGGTACAAGAGGTGCTGATTGTCTTCTTCACTACTGTTCGTGCccccccattttttttttaaaggtccATCCCATCTGATTACATGTTTTCCCTCGTGTCCACCCACAGACAGGATTATGTGTCTTACACAGAAATCAGTGCAGGTGCTATAGCTGTGAGGGGATACATGACGCTGAAGCCTGGAAGCAGTCAAGGAACCCGCATACAGTCACAGCTGGCTTACAGGTATGACAGCCCACCTGCTGTATCACTAGATAATACTGTTATATAAAGTACAGAAGTGATTCAGTTCCCACTGGGAGATGAATCAGTCTTATTTCATGCTGTGCAGTTTAGAACTCCTTGATAAATGATGACTATCTTCTTTTGGATTGGCTGTCTTGAATAACAGTCTTTGTCATCCTTTCCTTTCCAGCCAAACTTGCTCAGCCCAGGCTGTCAAACTTCAGTGTATTGGTAAGCTACTGGTTTAACTGGAACACAGCTACACCACTAAAGTATGTGTGAATCTAGATTTATGCAAAGAAAATTCAGATTCAGCCAGCCAGACAGTGGCGAGTTATTCGGACTTCCTCTGAACGATGGAACCAAATATCTAAGAGGACAGAACTTTAACTTCCTGAATTCAAGTTTTTCTCCCCCCCGCCTTAGAATGtggacagagttcagcagcACCCAGCACTCGTATTGTGGGTGGTACGCAGGCAGTAAATGGGGCCTGGCCATGGCAGGTCAGTCTCCAGATCTATGGTCAACACATTTGTGGAGGCTCCATCATCAGCCCTTACTGGATCCTGTCTGCTGCACACTGCTTCCAGAAGTGAGCATCACTGTAGAGGGTCTTTCATGCTACTTACCTAGTTTGTTCAGaatttttcttttactgtctGTTGATAGACATTCAGGAAAGAATCTGAGTTTTGTCTTccctctgtctgactgttttaCCTTATAGCATGAATGCCGATCCTAGAATATGGATGGTATACTCCGGCGACGTGAGCTTGTCCAAAATGCGCTCTGGGGCTTTCAAAACAGTTGACAAAATCATTACTCATGAAGGATTTAACAGAAAAACTAATAACAATGACATTGCTCTTCTAAAGCTTGATACACCTCTGATATTTTCAGGTAAGTAGTTGTCATACAGttgttaacattaacatttcattCACTGAATGATGTGAACTGTTGGCAGTTGATGATGATAGCAAATTATGTCTCAGGAACAGTGAAGCCAGTGTGTCTCCCCAACATTGATGTGGATCTCTCTGCTGGACGTCAAGCCTGGATTACAGGATGGGGAGCCACACGCTCATCTGGTAAGCCAAACGCAAAGTGTACACCTCTAAGAATATATGCAATGTTGATTGAGAGCTCAGGAATTAAAACCGTTCTTGAATACATCCTGTTCATCCCTCCCCGTAGATTGTTTGTCGAAATGTTTCAGCGGTCACCTGCTTGTTACGGTTTAAAGTACAAGTAAGGGAGCAGTGCCCTTTAATGGTTAACTGAGCTAACTGTGGGTGTCCAATCATTGATTCTTTTCAGGACCGAGTCCTGACAGACTAAATCAGGCACAAGTGACCATTTACAGCAGAGAGATCTGCAACAGACCTTACGTGTTAGATGGAGAAGTCACTGAGACCATGATCTGTGCTGGCAAGATGCAGGGAGGAATCGACTCCTGTCAGGTCCTCTGAGTTtcttctccctgtctctctctctctcacacacacacacacacacacacacac
This region of Chaetodon trifascialis isolate fChaTrf1 chromosome 16, fChaTrf1.hap1, whole genome shotgun sequence genomic DNA includes:
- the LOC139345050 gene encoding transmembrane protease serine 2-like; translation: MNSNQTNSPIYDNIGYQHEDGRIPPYTQQQGIYPSLPQQTPSYVAVTARTINTHHTVTAGTPHRSGRKQGIKKCHWKYTLCVSLCVLVVLAVVGLLLWYFLYYQCLLGKSCRSGGKCLSLSQWCDGVQDCADGEDESQCFRLHGTNFILESYSSDRQMWMPVCADNWNDNYGKAVCEHIGYKRQDYVSYTEISAGAIAVRGYMTLKPGSSQGTRIQSQLAYSQTCSAQAVKLQCIECGQSSAAPSTRIVGGTQAVNGAWPWQVSLQIYGQHICGGSIISPYWILSAAHCFQNMNADPRIWMVYSGDVSLSKMRSGAFKTVDKIITHEGFNRKTNNNDIALLKLDTPLIFSGTVKPVCLPNIDVDLSAGRQAWITGWGATRSSGPSPDRLNQAQVTIYSREICNRPYVLDGEVTETMICAGKMQGGIDSCQGDSGGPLVVKEGNAWWLAGDTSWGIKCALRNKPGVYGNVTYFINWIHEQMQVQYVNAAEIQLSYSTHFVGRRRQTGPRSGANSRSTNVDVSPATSCHNQLRTPLPSPQECQPPDCSNVCLQPAITESLSLFNTSPPYLAFTRCMLLTLISLYLAERPLHLLPHYTRPSLGGEDLSSSQLNDPGSHETILVVSAGAAAFLLPVMAPPESSVLLWGSVLQYLAADTEDRQHFPPPQLAADVLPPLVRWFPWSLDVAPVQVLTDSGTAPGPRVSL